The Arachis ipaensis cultivar K30076 chromosome B03, Araip1.1, whole genome shotgun sequence region CGGCGGTGGCGCCGCGGCCGGCGGCGGCACCGGCCTCCCCAATGAAGCTGCAGTTCAGTTATTTGCACAGGAAATGTACAAAAGCATGGGTAGTTACACCAACGTCTTCAAGGATTCAATCAGGAAACACTTGGGATTTTGCATTGTGGATGCGTCTGTATTCTCATTCCTTCATTCATTTCTGTATGTGTTGTTGTTTTGATTGATCATTCAAATAATCTAACACAATAACTACCTTAATTAATTCAGGGACCGAGATTGGGATGGTGCCTTCAATTTCTCCAGTGATCTCTCTTTTCTCACCAACTGTGCCAAAAATTTACAAGGTATGTGAGAATATAACCTATTTTCTAcaccaaaattaattattaaaatcagcGACAATTATATTTGTGTATTCGTATTccaatatatatattttactgGTAGCTGACTTTGGAGGCTGATTTTGCTGTACACGTAGCATTGTTGAATCTAATCTTATAGATTCGTTTCAAGTATTACTTTCTTTTTGGATTTGATTCTATATATATAGATTTGCATGGTGTGTTATGTTGTTGTTACCATTCATCAGGAGATATTACACAGCGCATGTGCATAGGTTCAGAGCTTGAAATGTATTCATCGCTGGTTAAAAGCAACAAAAGGTTTGTGAATCCGAATGTGAACTGCAATACGAGCACGTGGCTAAATGGGTGTGAGCCTGGATGGGCATGTAAGGCTAATGAGAAAGTAGAGCTTAACAGCACCCAGAAAGACATACCTGTTAGAAATTCAGATTGCCAACCTTGTTGTGAAGGTTTCTTTTGCCCTCCTGGTCTTACTTGCATGATACGTAAGTCTCTCGAGTTGAAAATCGTTAAATTGACTAAACTGCTCAACATAATACGTATCTGTCTGTTTAAAACCATTCTCAATATTAAATATTGATTAACATTAAGAACTagcaataaaatttaatgtttgtTAAAGATATAATGAttcatatttttcttcttcttatcgtCTTAACTTTTTGGAAGAAATGATTTCATAATATAGTATCAGAATTTCTATAATCGAAAGGTTTATAGTTCGATCTTTATTAGATCTCAAAAGAATTTAGTTTAAgacaaataaaaaagagaaaaaagcttTGCCCAAAAGAGATTTTTGCTTAAAGAGATATATATTAGAGCTATAATTATTCATGTTCTATCTCTTATCAGcttaaatttttggaaaaagtaATTTTATGACAATGTTATtctctattattttaatttttgttttcatttttttaatatattttttgttttaaagctTGTCCATTGGGAGCTTATTGTCCACGTGGAACTCTCAATGCAACAAGTGGAGTATGTCAACCGTAAGTGCTTCCCTTTTAGTTACACTTTCACtgcttcttctttctcctttttttttggcATACTTTAATATTTATCAGCAGAATCAATAATGCAGATATCGTTATCAGATACCTCCTGGAAAGTTAACCCATTCTTGTGGGGGAGCAGATATTTGGGCTGATATTAGAAGCAGTGCAGAGGTTTTCTGTGCTCCAGGAGCATTCTGTCCATCtaatatcataaaaaatgatTGCAATAAGGGGTATATTTTCATTATTATCACTcaacttctacttctttctttctacacCATTTGTTTGGTTTCTGTTATTGTTTTCTGTTTCTATAACCGTGTATGTATAGTTTCTCTTTGATATGTGTTCTTACATTGTTGTGAAAATGAGAATTCTTTCATGTACTAATTGCAGGTATTACTGCAGAACAGGTTCTACTGCTCAAGAGAGTATGATTTCCCTGCCTTTTATCTGATCTCCTTTCGTTTGAGTTAAAAGTTATCATATTTAGTCATGTTCTTCTATGTTCCATTCTCATTATTTTCTCAAGTAGCATTAGGTGTGTCATAAAATGTTGGGTAAATGCATGCAACATGCCTAATTATTGTGTTGAAGATACTATCATTTTCTGAGTGTGTATGAACATTCCACTGaccatttctttttatatataacttttttttcttgattttgtaTCTTCCCCAGGATGTTTCACTTTGGCAACATGTGAACCTAAATCAGAAAACCAGAATATTACTGCATATGGTGTCCTGGTCTTTGTAAGTAAACTTTACACATATAATCATATGAATTCTTTTGGTTGCATGCTTTATGTGACATCAAATGAATTTAGAGTCTATGGAAAGTGTTGTAGAATTTTACCTTGTTCAAATTGTGAATGTAGGCTGGAGTGTGTTTCATGCTCATTATCATATATAACTGTTCTGATCAAGTTCTTGCAACTCGAGAAAGAAGAcaagcaaaatcaagagaaagggCTGCAGCACACGTGAGAGAAACACAAGCGCGAGAAAAATGGAAATCAGCAAAAGACATAGCCAAGAAGCACGCAGTAGGTCTGCAATCGAGTTTGTCGCGAACATTTTCACGCCAAAAGACTAACAAGGGATCCGGAACCTTACCACCTTCTGCCCCTGcaaaagcaaagaaaaaggacAAGAGCAACCTCAGCAAGATAATAAGTGACATTGAGGAAGATCCTGATAGCCAAGAAGGTTTTAATATTCAGATAGGGGATAAGAATGTTAAGAAGCAAGCACCAAAGGGTAAGCAATTGCATACTCAGAGTCAAGTGTTCAAGTATGCATATAATCAGATTGAGAAAGAGAAGGCCTTACAGGAACAAATGAAGAACATGACCTTCTCTGGAGTTATCTCAATGGCTAATGAGATTGAGATAAGGAAAAGGCCTACCATTGAGGTTGCATTTAAAGATTTAACACTCACTTTGAAAGGAAAAAACAAACACCTATTAAGAAGTGTGACAGGTAAATTGTTTCCCGGCCGGGTTTCAGCAGTTATGGGACCATCTGGGGCCGGCAAGACAACATTTCTTTCTGCTTTGACCGGGAAAGCGGCTGGATGCACCACAACTGGTCAAGTTCTTGTAAATGGCCAGGAATCGCCAATTCGGTCGTACAAGAAAATCATTGGATTTGTGCCACAAGATGATATTGTTCATGGAAATTTGACAGTGGAGGAAAATCTGTGGTTCAGTGCCAGATGCAGGTATATCATATATCAATCACTTTTAATCTTTGATAAATTATTGGATTATGATCAGTCCACTCATCATTGCATTCCATTACAAAATAGTTTGTGATGAGTTCTACCATTAATTTTTGCATTTAAAGATGTTTCTTCAAAACAGCTTATAGTCAAAAGTTGAAGACAAATCaggaaaaaaaggaaagaaaaaggcaTTCCATGAATACTAAATCCTGCATACTCAATTTGTGGACGTAAACTTGTAAGAACCTGCAAGAATTTATGAGTTAACTCGAGAATTTATGAAGAAACAGCTGTTTAGCTGTTCTTATTCACATGCCATTCAGATTAGGTCTACATTGAATGGTCCTTGTTGAATGCATTTCTTGCTCATGAAGCATCCTCTCTCCCTTTTTTTTCCACCAACTACATTTTAATGTCAATGTAGGCTCGCGGCTGATCTACCAAAAGAGGAGAAAGTCTTAGTGGTTGAAAGAGTCATCGAGGCTCTGGGTTTGCAGGCAATTAGGGACTCTATGGTTGGTACGGTGGAGAAGAGAGGAATCTCCGGAGGACAGAGGAAAAGAGTAAATGTTGGACTCGAAATGGTGATGGAACCTTCACTTCTAATTTTAGATGAACCCACTTCTGGTTTGGACAGTTCATCATCTCAGTTACTTCTTAGAGCTCTTAGACGTGAAGCCCTTGAAGGAGTTAACATATGTATGGTCCTTCACCAACCTAGGTAATCTCAAGAACTTTGCCAAATAGTAGTGTTATTCGAACATAGTTTAACATTATGAGTTCACGAGCTgcataatcaaatcaattagttctAACAGTTGCATACTCtcatttttttatggttttcttttGGTGATCTGCAGTTACACATTGTTCAGGATGTTTGATGACTTTATATTGCTAGCTAAAGGAGGACTTACAGTGTATCATGGACCAGTGAACAAGGTGGAAGAGTACTTTTCCGGCTTGGGAATTGTTGTCCCTGACCGCGTCAACCCTCCGGATTACTACATTGACATTTTAGAAGGAATCATAAAGATACCAGCAGGGTCAGGAGTGAGCCAGAAACAACTACCTGTTAGATGGATGCTTCATAATGGCTACCCTGTGCCGATGGATATGCTTGAACTCATTGAAGGAATGTCTACTAACAATACTGGTTCACCAAGTGTAGCAGCTTCCACTCCAGATAACAATGCTGGTCCATCTTTTGCTGGAGAACTTTGGCAGGATGTGAAGGCCAGTGTTGAGATGAAGAGGGACAATTTCAGTTATAAATTCTTGACTTCACACGATTTGTCCAATAGGAAGACACCTGGATCATTCACCCAATACAAGTACTTTCTTGGGAGGTAAGTTAACAAAAGAACAACAACATTTCAGTGAAATAATATACATCCATTGAACCTGAATTTGATCTGTTATTATTTCCTGCAGAGTTGGTAAGCAGCGGCTACGAGAAGCTAGATCACTTGCCGTGGACTTTATGATCTTGCTTCTAGCAGGACTTTGCCTAGGAACACTAGCCAAAATGAGTGATGAATCATTTGGAGCAACTGGTTATACATACACAGTAATAGCAGTATGTGAGTGTCATCAAAATAAATCTCCTTACCTGTTATGCAAACCAAAATGCTTCTTTGTCATCTGATAATATTTTGCTTTCAGCACTCCTTTCGAAGATCGCGGCTTTGAGATCCTTCTCCTTGGATAAGTTGCACTATTGGAG contains the following coding sequences:
- the LOC107632372 gene encoding ABC transporter G family member 28, translating into MMNKIEGYVEILGKVNFVTIVVVLTCIVGPASSQTAPGGGAAAGGGTGLPNEAAVQLFAQEMYKSMGSYTNVFKDSIRKHLGFCIVDADRDWDGAFNFSSDLSFLTNCAKNLQGDITQRMCIGSELEMYSSLVKSNKRFVNPNVNCNTSTWLNGCEPGWACKANEKVELNSTQKDIPVRNSDCQPCCEGFFCPPGLTCMIPCPLGAYCPRGTLNATSGVCQPYRYQIPPGKLTHSCGGADIWADIRSSAEVFCAPGAFCPSNIIKNDCNKGYYCRTGSTAQERCFTLATCEPKSENQNITAYGVLVFAGVCFMLIIIYNCSDQVLATRERRQAKSRERAAAHVRETQAREKWKSAKDIAKKHAVGLQSSLSRTFSRQKTNKGSGTLPPSAPAKAKKKDKSNLSKIISDIEEDPDSQEGFNIQIGDKNVKKQAPKGKQLHTQSQVFKYAYNQIEKEKALQEQMKNMTFSGVISMANEIEIRKRPTIEVAFKDLTLTLKGKNKHLLRSVTGKLFPGRVSAVMGPSGAGKTTFLSALTGKAAGCTTTGQVLVNGQESPIRSYKKIIGFVPQDDIVHGNLTVEENLWFSARCRLAADLPKEEKVLVVERVIEALGLQAIRDSMVGTVEKRGISGGQRKRVNVGLEMVMEPSLLILDEPTSGLDSSSSQLLLRALRREALEGVNICMVLHQPSYTLFRMFDDFILLAKGGLTVYHGPVNKVEEYFSGLGIVVPDRVNPPDYYIDILEGIIKIPAGSGVSQKQLPVRWMLHNGYPVPMDMLELIEGMSTNNTGSPSVAASTPDNNAGPSFAGELWQDVKASVEMKRDNFSYKFLTSHDLSNRKTPGSFTQYKYFLGRVGKQRLREARSLAVDFMILLLAGLCLGTLAKMSDESFGATGYTYTVIAVSLLSKIAALRSFSLDKLHYWRESASGMSSLAYFLSKDTVDHFSTLIKPLMYLSMFYFFNNPRSSFQANYAVLLCLVYCVTGIAYVLAIFLEPGPAQLWSALLPVVLTLIATYENSENNGFIRFVADICYARWALEAFVISNAKRYAGVWLISRCGALYKSGYDLNRWYQCLGLLVATGVISRVLAFFCMITFQKK